A genomic window from Aurantimicrobium photophilum includes:
- the gyrA gene encoding DNA gyrase subunit A — protein MTSNDNLVTTDENGENRIQQVDLQLEMQRSYLDYAMSVIVGRALPDVRDGLKPVHRRVIYAMYDGGYRPDKAFSKCARVVGDVMGQFHPHGDSAIYDALVRLVQPWSLRYPLALGQGNFGSAGNDSAAAPRYTETKMAPLALEMVRDIDEETVDFQDNYDGRTQEPSILPSRFPNLLVNGSVGIAVGMATNIPPHNLREVAEGALWALANPDATREELLEALISRIKGPDFPTGAQILGIKGIQDAYRTGRGSITMRAVVNVEELQGRTCLVVTELPYQVNPDNLAIKIAELVKDGKITGIADIRDETSGRTGQRLVIVLKRDAVAKVVLNNLYKQTQLQENFGANMLAIVDGIPRTLAIDGFISNWVEHQIDVIVRRTQFRLRKAEERMHILKGYLAALDALDEVIALIRKSSTVEDARDSLIDFLKIDELQARAILEMQLRRLAALERQKIIDEANELEAQITEFNAILASPSRQREIVSEELTDIVARYGDDRRSEIMPGFDGDMNVEDLIPEEEMVITVTRGGYIKRTRSDNYRSQHRGGRGVKGAQLRADDVVEHFFVTTTHHWLLFFTNTGRVYRAKAYEVQEAGRDAKGQHIANLLALAPDEQVTQILDIRDYQAAQYLALATRDGLIKKTALTEYDTNRTGGIIAIKLREGDELVSALLLEADSDVLLVSRKGMSIRFTATDEALRPMGRSTSGVTGMKFRGGDSLLSASLVSDSGFVFVVTEGGYAKRTSADQYRTQNRGGLGIKVAKLSEDRGDLVGSLIVEEEDEVLVVLETGKVVRSAVNEVPAKGRDTMGVVFARFEEGDKILAVARNSERNLESAEDAVEEEVEATSGDAVVEEAPNE, from the coding sequence TTGACATCTAACGACAACCTCGTCACCACTGACGAAAATGGAGAGAACCGCATCCAGCAGGTAGACCTGCAACTCGAGATGCAGCGTTCCTACCTCGACTATGCAATGAGCGTGATCGTGGGCCGCGCACTTCCCGACGTTCGTGACGGCCTCAAGCCCGTTCACCGCCGTGTGATTTACGCGATGTATGACGGTGGCTACCGCCCCGACAAGGCATTCTCCAAGTGTGCACGTGTCGTCGGTGACGTCATGGGTCAGTTCCACCCGCACGGTGACTCGGCTATTTATGACGCACTGGTTCGTCTGGTTCAGCCCTGGTCGCTGCGCTACCCACTGGCTCTCGGTCAGGGTAACTTCGGCTCTGCCGGTAACGACTCTGCAGCTGCTCCTCGTTACACCGAAACCAAGATGGCTCCGCTGGCGCTGGAAATGGTTCGCGATATCGACGAAGAAACCGTCGACTTCCAGGACAACTACGACGGTCGCACCCAAGAGCCTTCGATTCTGCCTTCGCGCTTCCCCAACCTGCTGGTCAACGGTTCAGTTGGTATTGCCGTGGGTATGGCCACCAACATTCCTCCTCACAACCTGCGTGAGGTTGCCGAAGGTGCACTCTGGGCACTGGCAAACCCTGACGCAACGCGTGAAGAGTTGCTGGAAGCCCTCATCTCTCGCATCAAGGGACCTGACTTCCCCACCGGTGCACAGATTCTCGGCATCAAGGGAATCCAGGACGCCTACCGCACCGGACGTGGTTCCATCACGATGCGTGCCGTGGTCAATGTGGAAGAACTACAGGGTCGCACCTGCCTCGTAGTGACCGAGCTCCCCTACCAGGTCAACCCTGACAACCTCGCGATCAAGATCGCGGAGCTGGTCAAGGATGGCAAGATCACCGGTATCGCGGATATCCGCGATGAGACCTCGGGTCGTACCGGTCAGCGTCTGGTTATCGTGCTCAAGCGTGATGCTGTTGCCAAGGTTGTTCTCAACAACCTCTACAAGCAGACTCAGCTTCAGGAAAACTTCGGCGCAAACATGCTGGCCATCGTTGATGGCATTCCTCGCACCCTCGCTATTGATGGATTCATCTCCAACTGGGTCGAGCACCAGATTGATGTCATTGTTCGTCGCACGCAGTTCCGTCTGCGTAAGGCAGAAGAACGTATGCACATCCTCAAGGGTTACCTTGCAGCACTGGATGCTCTCGACGAAGTTATTGCACTGATTCGCAAGAGCTCGACTGTTGAAGATGCTCGCGACAGCCTGATCGACTTCCTCAAGATTGACGAGTTGCAGGCACGTGCCATTTTGGAGATGCAGCTGCGCCGTCTGGCAGCTCTCGAGCGCCAGAAGATCATCGACGAAGCCAACGAACTGGAAGCTCAAATCACTGAGTTCAACGCCATCTTGGCTAGCCCTTCTCGCCAGCGTGAGATTGTCTCTGAAGAACTCACTGACATTGTTGCCCGTTACGGTGACGACCGTCGTTCCGAGATCATGCCTGGCTTCGACGGTGACATGAACGTGGAAGACCTCATTCCTGAAGAGGAAATGGTCATCACCGTTACCCGTGGTGGTTACATTAAGCGCACCCGCAGCGACAACTACCGCAGTCAGCACCGTGGTGGCCGTGGCGTCAAGGGAGCGCAGCTCCGTGCAGATGACGTGGTGGAGCACTTCTTCGTCACCACCACACACCATTGGCTGTTGTTCTTCACGAACACCGGACGCGTTTATCGCGCGAAGGCCTATGAAGTTCAAGAAGCAGGACGTGACGCGAAGGGTCAGCACATCGCCAACCTGTTGGCGCTCGCGCCTGATGAGCAGGTCACCCAGATTCTCGACATCCGCGATTACCAGGCGGCTCAGTACCTTGCTCTGGCAACTCGTGATGGCCTGATCAAGAAGACCGCACTGACTGAGTACGACACCAACCGCACCGGAGGCATCATCGCCATCAAGCTGCGTGAAGGTGACGAGCTCGTCTCAGCACTTCTTCTCGAAGCTGACTCGGACGTTCTTCTTGTTTCACGCAAGGGTATGAGCATCCGCTTCACCGCAACCGATGAAGCACTGCGCCCCATGGGTCGTTCCACCTCTGGTGTGACCGGTATGAAGTTCCGAGGCGGAGACAGTCTGCTTTCTGCCTCGTTGGTATCTGACTCAGGTTTCGTCTTTGTCGTCACCGAGGGTGGCTACGCTAAGCGCACCTCTGCCGATCAGTACCGCACACAAAACCGTGGTGGTCTGGGTATCAAGGTTGCCAAGCTCAGCGAAGACCGCGGAGACCTGGTCGGATCTCTCATCGTGGAAGAAGAAGACGAAGTTCTTGTTGTTCTGGAAACCGGCAAGGTTGTCCGCTCGGCAGTGAACGAAGTTCCTGCCAAGGGACGTGACACCATGGGTGTTGTCTTCGCTCGATTCGAAGAGGGCGACAAGATTCTTGCCGTCGCACGCAATTCAGAGCGTAATCTTGAATCTGCAGAAGATGCAGTTGAAGAAGAAGTAGAAGCAACCAGCGGAGACGCTGTAGTGGAAGAGGCACCAAATGAGTAA
- the gyrB gene encoding DNA topoisomerase (ATP-hydrolyzing) subunit B has protein sequence MSTESEQQAAEADYGASNIQVLEGLEAVRKRPGMYIGSTGPRGLHHLVYEIVDNSVDEALAGHCDDIKVFMRKDGSIRVIDNGRGIPVDIHPTEGKSTVEVVLTVLHAGGKFGGGGYAVSGGLHGVGSSVVNALSSHLEVEVRRQGFTYTQSFNIGVPEAPLAKGAATTETGTTITFWPDADIFETVEFDYETLRARFQQMTFLNKGLRITLIDENQIDDEGNALTVSYMFENGLMDYVEYLNRIKKNDIVHDEIIHFESEDTEKKISCEIAMQWTTAYSESVHTYANTINTHEGGTHEEGFRAAMTTLVNKYAREKGILKEKDENLSGDDVREGLTAVVSIKLGEPQFEGQTKTKLGNTEAKAFVQRITGDFLGDWFERNPNQAKDIIRKALQAATARMAARKARETARRKGLLEGGGMPGKLKDCASKDPSLSEIFMVEGDSAGGSAVQGRNPDTQAILPLRGKILNVEKARLDKALANNEVQAMITAFGAGVGEDFNPEKARYHKIVLMADADVDGQHITTLLLTLLFRYMKPLIELGYVYLAQPPLYRLKWSNADHEYVYSDEQRDRQLEAGLAAGRKIPKDNGIQRYKGLGEMDYRELWDTTMNPETRTLLQVTLDDAVAADEIFSTLMGEDVESRRNFIQKNAKDVRFLDI, from the coding sequence ATGTCAACAGAATCTGAACAGCAAGCAGCAGAAGCCGATTACGGCGCAAGTAATATTCAGGTTCTTGAAGGCCTTGAAGCAGTTCGCAAGCGCCCCGGTATGTATATCGGTTCGACCGGTCCCCGTGGTCTTCACCACTTGGTCTATGAGATCGTCGACAACTCGGTTGATGAGGCGCTCGCCGGCCACTGTGACGACATTAAAGTCTTCATGCGCAAAGACGGCAGTATCCGCGTAATCGACAATGGTCGCGGTATTCCCGTAGACATCCACCCCACCGAGGGTAAGTCGACGGTGGAAGTAGTTCTTACCGTCCTCCACGCCGGTGGAAAGTTCGGCGGCGGCGGATACGCCGTTTCCGGTGGTCTGCACGGTGTGGGTAGCTCCGTTGTTAACGCACTTTCTTCTCACCTCGAGGTTGAGGTTCGTCGCCAGGGCTTCACTTACACACAGAGCTTCAACATTGGTGTACCCGAAGCCCCCTTGGCCAAGGGTGCAGCCACCACAGAAACCGGAACCACCATTACGTTCTGGCCAGATGCTGACATCTTCGAAACCGTGGAGTTCGACTACGAAACTCTGCGCGCACGCTTCCAGCAGATGACCTTCCTCAACAAGGGTCTGCGCATCACCTTGATCGATGAAAACCAGATCGACGACGAAGGCAACGCCCTCACCGTTTCATACATGTTCGAAAACGGTCTGATGGACTACGTCGAGTACCTCAACCGCATCAAGAAGAACGACATTGTTCACGACGAGATCATTCACTTCGAATCCGAAGACACAGAGAAGAAGATCTCATGTGAAATCGCGATGCAGTGGACCACTGCCTACAGCGAGAGTGTCCACACCTACGCCAACACCATCAACACTCACGAGGGTGGAACCCACGAAGAGGGTTTCCGTGCTGCGATGACCACTTTGGTCAACAAGTACGCACGCGAAAAGGGCATTCTCAAGGAGAAGGACGAAAACCTTTCCGGTGACGACGTCCGTGAAGGTCTCACCGCGGTTGTCTCCATCAAGCTGGGTGAACCCCAGTTCGAAGGTCAGACTAAGACCAAGCTGGGTAACACCGAAGCGAAGGCATTCGTTCAGCGCATTACCGGTGACTTCCTCGGTGACTGGTTCGAGCGCAACCCCAACCAGGCCAAGGACATTATCCGTAAGGCACTGCAGGCAGCAACTGCTCGTATGGCAGCTCGTAAGGCGCGCGAAACCGCACGCCGCAAGGGCTTGCTTGAGGGTGGCGGCATGCCCGGAAAGTTGAAGGACTGCGCAAGCAAGGATCCTTCGCTCTCTGAAATCTTCATGGTGGAGGGTGACTCCGCGGGTGGTTCTGCAGTTCAGGGCCGTAACCCCGACACCCAGGCGATTCTTCCCCTGCGAGGCAAGATCCTCAACGTAGAGAAGGCTCGTCTGGATAAGGCACTCGCTAACAACGAAGTTCAGGCGATGATCACTGCATTCGGTGCAGGCGTGGGCGAAGACTTCAACCCTGAGAAGGCCAGGTATCACAAGATTGTGCTCATGGCCGATGCGGATGTTGATGGCCAGCACATCACCACCTTGCTTCTGACTCTGCTGTTCCGTTACATGAAGCCACTGATTGAGCTCGGTTATGTTTACCTCGCACAACCACCGCTGTATCGATTGAAGTGGTCGAACGCTGATCACGAGTATGTGTACTCCGACGAACAGCGCGATCGCCAGCTTGAAGCTGGCCTCGCAGCTGGTCGCAAGATTCCTAAGGACAACGGAATCCAGCGTTACAAGGGTCTCGGTGAGATGGATTACCGCGAGCTCTGGGATACCACGATGAACCCCGAAACGCGCACCCTGCTCCAGGTCACCCTGGATGACGCTGTTGCAGCCGACGAAATTTTCTCAACCCTGATGGGTGAAGACGTGGAATCACGTCGAAACTTCATCCAGAAGAATGCAAAGGATGTGCGTTTCCTTGACATCTAA
- a CDS encoding DUF721 domain-containing protein: MSEINANGPDAADAAGPEESEALALYSRLKSKATGTPRVKLSRDARARKRNAEEHASEMPFSPGRDPKGLDDVLDNLSQQLGWKAPLAKSDLLADWAEIVGPDIAARTTPLGIDDATLTVACESTAWATQLRLMRTEVLTKVLQSHPESGVTAIRFQGPNAPSWKRGPKSIPGRGPRDTYG; the protein is encoded by the coding sequence ATGAGTGAAATTAACGCGAATGGGCCTGACGCCGCTGACGCGGCGGGGCCCGAAGAATCGGAAGCTTTGGCGCTGTATTCCAGATTGAAGTCCAAAGCCACCGGAACTCCCCGGGTGAAACTCTCTCGGGATGCCCGCGCCCGCAAACGTAATGCGGAAGAGCATGCCAGCGAGATGCCCTTCTCCCCCGGGCGTGACCCGAAGGGTCTCGACGATGTGCTGGATAACCTCTCCCAACAGCTGGGTTGGAAGGCTCCGTTAGCAAAGTCAGATCTACTGGCAGATTGGGCAGAAATTGTCGGCCCAGACATCGCTGCCAGGACAACTCCGCTCGGAATTGATGACGCCACATTGACCGTGGCATGCGAATCCACAGCGTGGGCAACACAGCTTCGATTGATGCGCACGGAAGTGCTGACAAAAGTTCTTCAATCACACCCAGAATCCGGCGTCACCGCAATCCGCTTTCAAGGGCCCAACGCCCCAAGCTGGAAACGTGGCCCCAAATCAATTCCAGGGCGTGGTCCTCGCGATACTTACGGCTAG